Below is a window of Xyrauchen texanus isolate HMW12.3.18 chromosome 1, RBS_HiC_50CHRs, whole genome shotgun sequence DNA.
GTTTCTGTCTTGGTATGCAGCTTGCACCCTGTAAAAAACGATTTAGCCTTTTAGTGATCATAACACAAAATGTAGAGTTAGAATAACTGACCTGGATTGATCATGTGGCGTTAATTCAATTATCCAAGTTTTTGTTGACTGAACTTGTGATAAGTTATTGAACTCACTAGAAAAACTATTCAGCTGAAGTGCAAAATATGAGTCAAGAGATCTACCTAGGCAATAcctaaagtgaaagtggagattgatattaaaaaatagcttaaatagtgatctgtttctcaaccacacctatcatatctcttctgaagacatggattttaccacgggagtcttatggattacttttatgctgcctgtatgtgcttttggagcttcacaatctTGGTACCCGTTTACATGAATTGTGAGGACTTACAgagaaatgttcttttaaatatcttcatttgtgtttagcagaagaaagtcacacacatctgggatggcatgagggtgagtaaatggagaattttcatttttgggtgaactatccctttaactttccGTGTGAATAAGCTATTGATCAGATGTTGGTCTCTGATCATCAACTAGCCATTTACCATTGTTTATTTTTCCTCTGACAATGGGATAGCCCTAACAACATCTATGGTTATCAATAATATTATATGATAATATAAGTAGGGCTATTTAAACTTCTATATTCAGTTTGAATTTAATTAGTGTAAAGTTGGTTGAACTAATAAAGTCAAGTTTACTAATAGACATTAAGCTAATTTAACAAGTTATATTGCTTTAAGTCAACTTTATGAtcggaatattctgggttcaatacaagatcagTTTAGGGGtaaatttttgaacattaaaatactcgcggtttcaaatgtatagccaatatctgtgcatatatatatatataacaatatatgtgttaacgtgattttactgtgataaattcacttactaactgttctgtttaaagttatagccaatttattcaacttcgttgccatgatgatgtaatgtcaacaaacactaaaatgactgtaaaatgacaatttaaacaactttacagctcatataatacatACATTTGACAGTAGAAttaataagtgcttttataaaattataagcttcacatttctgcctttaaaccctccagaaattgcccccattcacttctattttaaatgcctcattgtaacccagatattagcttttttttaagaaaaggaagcaccggtctaaataattttttgtggtaatcagcattatgtcacaaatgctgttgattgagcttaacttgcattgaacccggaacattcttcaaaattttaaGGCAGCACAAACACATACTTTTTACACTGTATCACTGCAGCTGCACCAGCACTATATTTGCAAATGCATTTAAAGTTGTATTGGTAACACAGGATTTACATGTAAATCAGTATGTGATATCCTTGTAGTGGAGATTTGCATTAcattcatgaaaaaaataaagagtgAAGGAGagattttcaatatcataatcaATATGGTATGAAAATGTCCTGATTGTTGTCCCCCCCCCTTAAGTTTACATCCCTTGTCACACATAGGCCTATACTTGCTGGAAGCCAAAGGTTCTTTCCCTTCCTTTTCTGGATGAGAACGGTTGGGTTCAATTCTGGCAGCCCTCCCTCATTTCCATTTGAGCAGTGAATTTATACACAGACACTGTCCCTCTGAAAAGCCCTTATACGGAGACCAGAACTGTTATATTCACTTTTTCAACTTCAGTCGCTGAACAATGCCACAACTTCATGGTTTTATTAAAGTAAAGAACCTTCAACATGACACTGGGCATTATGCCAATGTAAGGATTGTTACTGCTCAAAGTTGTATGGCTAAGCTGTATTTTTACGCCACATTATGAACTAATTTGGTGTTTGCAATATTTACACTATAAAGGATCCTAATTCTTTTGGCCATCTGTgccttaatgatttttttttactctggtcGTTTTGCTGGTTTGGCAATGTATTTGTTGgcttatcataatatgttatcagagatttaggaaacatgctatgTTGAAATACTGTCTTCCCCAAAAACAATGCTAcggccagtatattctactttgaaatgtctgttccgggccggaatttctgtttgagttttggcctgtgtgatcccacccactgcccatttcccaatagtattttgacaccccgggttgccagattttaaACAAGTTAGTGGGCAAACACAGCGTGCTGCAGCCAGCATCTAGCtgacattgacagagttataaaaaatccacatgagctgttTCATAATttgcatacaataaaaaaatttgcaaacttatacattagctgatcaacatACAGTGTAAATCTCGTCGCTTGCAATTGTCAGTTtactcgttcctgttgcgtgtcatCTACCAGCAAACCCacgtgagcttcgagtctggggccggttgcaccagctattcGTAAGTTACAACtcagcctagttgtggcgtaaatgtgCACTAAGTCGCTCtcctaaatatttgagcattgcaccattaaacttaggtaggatgtAACCCTACTCTAAcacaattcaattaaattcacaaTCAGGTCAATGGAAAGGCGAGAAGCGGCTGAACCAAAGGAAAAACACACACGTAATGCAGCTGTCCATAACTCTCTCCCACCCTACCCTCCCTTCCCTCCCTACCCTCCCTCTCTCCcccccactcactcactctctccctccctccccccCCACTCACTCCCTCTCCCccaccctccctccctctctcccccCTCTCCCTCCCAAGTTTCAACATTGTCAAAATATAGGTtactaaaatgaataaatgtctatttttccagccaaTTGTATTAGTATCTATTTATCAGCCTttgtttattttagatacagttcctatatattgctATTTACACAGGGTGaatatttatcaaatctacttttattacatatcgtattttaatggggatataatttattacagctggcAGTTACATGAGCATACAagatttgaacatcaaccgtaacaagaacAAACTGGAATTCACgtatttttaatacatatttttaacatttgaaggctgtttattggataaatacagtTAAACGTCATATTATTCGACTACGCATTACAGAGAGCTTTTGACCTACTAGTTaattgccttaagaacaggtggtgcaaccagaTTAAGAACTGAATTAGTTATAAACTATCTAGTAGTTACTaatcccttagtgtgaactttacatcccaacttaCGTGAGACCTTACACACAGCTTATGCAACCCTACCCTGGGTATTGTGACAATTGAGACAACTCTctcaaatattttgaatttggaatgcagtacccattttaaacgcttgatgtcaatgttacatactGCTCATTTAATGTCaccagtttatttttttaacaagattTCCTTTATTGACTGCACACTGTCCACATGTGGTGATTAATAAGAAGTATATTGTCTCATATGACTTTGAAACATGCAactgcaaaaatattttcattatgaaCAGTTGGACATATGGCAAGCTGTAATTCCAAGCTGGAATTACAAAGCCTTCATGCATTGATAGCAATCCTCAAAATGCAATATGTAGTTCCACTTATTTATTGATACCTAAAGATGAACTGTCCAAAACGTGCTCCAACCGATCAGCTGTGGTGCTCACACAGGTGACGCAAGTTCGAGTCTGGCTCTCAGGTCACATAAAAAAATCCAACTCCCACTTCTCCCTGACATTTcctaaagcaataagccatgagagtGACTTTACTATGGGTAAGGGTGATTTTAGGCACAGCATGTAGTAGCCACtattaaaagattttaaaaaaagacAGGTGAAGCataatttttggttttcattTAATTGCATCTTCAGAACGACAGCAATTATAGTATTTTTGTTTAGCCATGTGCACTAAAACTGCAAAAGAAATTTAAGCTGTTGCAAGAACTGatgcttaaatggatagttcacccaaaaatcatttactcaccctcatgccatcccatatgtgtatgactttctttcttctgcagaacacaaatgaagatttttagaaaatatctcagctctgtacgtccatacaatgcaagtgaatggtgaccagaactttgatgctccaaaatcacaaaggcagcataaaagttatacaTACGATACCTGTGGTTAATGCAtacattcagaagcaatatgataagtgtgtgtaaaaagaagaaacaaatttaagtacttttttaccaTCAATCTCCACTTCCTCCTTTTGTTATTTGGCAATTCAAATGATTTGTGTattttgccacctactgggcagggaggatcatttatagTTATAAAGGACCTGAATATtaatctgtctctcacccacactcatcatatcgcttctgaagatatagatttaaccactggagtcttatggattactttgatgctgctgtaatatgcattttggagcttcaaagttttggtcaccatttactttcccaCATTGTGAGggtcaacagagctgaaatattcttccaaaaaatcTGCGatgggtgagtgaatgatgagagaattttaggtGAATTATCATTTTAATTCTTGATTGTTTAGCAGCAGGCTTTATTATCATTAACACATCAGCACTCACTTACCTAAATACAGATAACTCAAACATTCAGTTCAAGCAAACATCTATTAGACCGATTCACTCACTTATACCTAGTGCTCATAAAAGATATAAAATATGCGAATTACTGTTTTACATTATGTGTTGAGcagatgtgtgtgcatgcatggtGAGCtgttacagaaaaacaaaaaaacaatctcaTGGTTCTTGATTAAAATTGCTAAATGCTGTCCTCAGGAGACCTGATGTGACATCTGTAGTTTGAAGATCTTGGATGATTTATCTTAGAAGTTTATTTTCAGTAAAGGTATTGATCACTTTATTAATGTCATAAATAGATTTGTTTTCGTAATGCTGTCATTGTACTATGTCTTTGCAATGGCTTGCAATGCATTTGTCGGCTTTGGACTACAACCATTAATTATggcattgtatttatttatattttgttacattaagATTTCATTGTGACATAGATATATTTAGAGATACATCTCAGTTAAAATGTACTCGCTTTAAAGATTTCATTTATATGCatgcatacagtaaatactgAGTATATTCTGTGTTACAGGTAGTCTCCCTGTAGTTCAATATAGTGTTTCACTCTGCTTAATATAgcttaaatattgtatttataccATGTGTTAAATCAAGCTACCGTTTATTAGTAAAGGCAATTTTAGAGGAACAATTGCTCTGCTTTATGACTTGACCTTATAGCAGGATTGATTTGTGATGCACTCAAAGTTACAAAGGGCTGATATTAAATCTTTTGTTGAAGTGAATCTGCTTCTCTATGCAAGGTTCATGGGTCATAGACCTGCTATGGCTTGTAGCTCTGTTTAGTCATTTGACATGCAGCTGTTGTGATGCGTAAATTAGAGGCACTTGGTCTAAATAAAGATACACTGCCTCCTAACCAAGGATGAGACTTGAGTTCTTAATTTCATCCAACACTTACAGTATAATGCACAGTCAGACAgtgtttacatttaattattttgataattattggtttttcaatgtaaatgtgGTTTGGTGCTCCTTTGattagtttgtacatttgtatacaGACATTTGGTCCAATGTTTTTACCTACGCTTTTTGTCTAATGAGTTTATTGAggcaaacatatttatttttctcctcgtaaaaatctgttttattgcTATTAATCAACGAACTGCTTTTTTAACTTAATATGTTCCTCTTAATGgaacaaaaaacatttactcaaacccatgttgttccaaacccatgtaattttccttttcttccatggaatacaaaaggaaataGTTGGAAAGCTAGGTCAAATGTTAGCCACAGTCATTCACATTCATTTAGTCTGTTTTTCTTGGctaatattacacacaaaaaaaaatctctttttgtgATCTAAGAAAGAAAGTAAATCCGGTtcatacagaattttcatttttgagtggattatcccaaaaatgacatttccctAACTCTAAAAACACATTATGcctaaatcaaaatgacagcaagCCTTTGCGTTCATAAAGTGCAATCTCAAATTCGGAGTAGGTGTTTTGTTGCAtctaaaaaagaataataataattagattttttttcctttttattttctttcttctagaTAGAGGATGGCAGTCATGCTGAACTGGCTGGATTGTGTGAGAATGATGAGTTGGTGTCAGTGAATGGGAAGCCCTGCACTAACCTGTGTGTCTCAGAGGTTATTGAGCTCCTTGAGGCCTCCACTGACTGTCTACAGCTACTTGTCAAAAGGTACTCTACTGCTTACAAATGTCTCTTGATGCTGTCTGGTTCCctctttaaagctgaaatgtgtaattatgtgccactagtgtcaacaaacagaattgcaaaaatattgattGTCATTCGTTGAGCcattatgttatttttatgttattatgttattgtaTTGATTCTTATATTGAAGGCAAAAATCGAGTTTTAAGtgagcacttacaatagaagttaatggggccaatttttgcagggtttaaaggcagaaatgtcaagcttataattttgtaaaaacgcacattaattcttctgttaaagcctGAGTATTATTTGAgcaataaaattgtttaaaacatcacttttatggtcgttttagggttcactgtaacatcgtcatggcaacaaagttgtataattttatttaactttacacagaaaaggttagcaagcgaattcatcacactaaaatatttaaacatattttttacctcttgtggctatacttttgaaacagtgattattttaacatttatggatgggcccctttcacttccattataagtgtctcactctAACCCAaacctttgctttttttttatagaaaaaggagagatgagtcaataattattttgtggtaatcaacattatgccacaaatgctgttgattgagcttaatttgcattgaacactgaatattcctttaagctaggATATGAGCaagtattttaaatttaaaagaaaaaaacatctttaaattaaattaatgttatCTAGCAATTTCAATAAAGCATATTGCTTTTTTGAATATCATACTAGCTGCATAAAAGgctaaaacattattttagcctcacctcttctgtcactcacactAGACCTGATGCTAATGAGATAGTAATCCAATGCATTGAGCTTGAttgttatttgtattatatagcaCTGTTTATGAAGTCACTTGTTTATGGCTGTTGTGACCTTTGAAATACCAGACAGACCACTGTCTACCCACGATTCAAACGCATGGAAGAAATCTAGATTTAGATTCATTAAGACTAATAAGATACTAAAACTTTGTTCACAGATGAATAAATGATGTCCACATTGTTAACTGAACATTTTAAACTGAAGGGTAAATGTCTAAGTTCCCCCAAATTATTTGTCTGACAGGGCAATACATTGTGAATGAACATGTACAAACAAATAGGTTCAGTACTGAAACATCAGCCATTATCTTCTCCTTGTAGATGCTGTAGCCAGCCTCAAAAGAGCCTTGAATCAGTTAGCACCACTCTACAGATTCCATCTCCATCCAGGCCCCATAAGCCACAGGAACTATATATTTCTGAGTCGCAGGATGAAGCATATTTTGGGGAAACAGACAGTGATGCCGAATGTCCTGGGAGGACTAGATTGGTCCAGATGCAAGTTCAAGTACCTACTTCTAGGATCAAAAGCAGTCAAAACACCTCTGGCCAGAGAGATGGAGATACCAGGCTCGAGATAACCCCAGGATCTGTAGTGGAATTACAGCTGTCGCTTTCCAAAACCACCCTGGAAGAACCAGAGTGTACTTTCCTAGGCAGTGCTTGTGGAGTTATCGGAGACAACCGTCAGAGAAAGATGAGTGAGGACTTCAACTATGCCACCACTGCATTTTCTCCAGGTTGCCCCCTCTACATTCCCCGAAAAGACCGGAAACCTCTTGGTCAAAGGGGTGTGTTGGTCAGCAAACCCCCTGCTTTGCAGAGACAGGTGGAGGTGACCGTGCTGCAATTATCTGGCAACAGTTCAGGGAAGGAGGGGATAGAGGCCAGTGACCAGTTGGATTCTGCTGGAGGAGGGCACTTTGAAGAAGCACCCACCTCCTCTTCTGTGTCTTTTGGACTTTCCTCAGAGGAGTGGGATTCTGAAACAGATAGGGAGGTTAACAAGCCCAACAAGCACCGGGCAAGGCACGCCAGTAAGTAAAATCACATTTTCAGAGTGTTGCTGTGTCTTACAGTATCTGTTTGCAAGAGTAGCCatgatttcttattttaaatgcttaGATTATAGATATAGCATCAGTGAACTCCTGATGTCTGTTCTGGATTGCTTGTGGATGTTTTTGTAAGCTCTCAAATTTATCTGAACAGTATAAATTGACAAAATATGTTCAGGCTGTAATTTTCTTTTAAACCCGAGATTTTTGTCACTCAAAGCTAAATGAGAATTCAGTaaatttttgctgttttattgTAACAACTTTGAAGAAATGTATGCATAAGTGTGATCGCTATAGTTTGGTTTACTACTTATCAGATCTTTCTTAGACTTGTGTTATAAAATGAAAGAATCGTTTTAATGTGTAGCAGTAATGGGGTGGGGACTTGCAGGGTGACATGACCGGTGAAGTTAAGAATAAAACATGGGTATGCTAATGATGCTTGCTGAAGTGCCATTTGACAGACACCAGCATGTGCGACTCTGGCCTGTTACCCGATCCTTTTAAAAGGCTATCTTTGCAGCAGTGAAAAGGGAGGACCACACATCTATGGATATCTCCACTTTGAAATTGAAAAGACTAGAATCAGAAATGTAATTCAATTAGTTATCAGgtttctcatttattttatttatttatttattcaaaatagtTTGAGCAAAAAAAAGGAGTGTAAAAATTGCAGTTACTACAAAATCCATAACTTAAAAAAGCAAGTAACAATGAAGCTATTTTAGTCACGTTTGGTTTAGTTACTGCATTTTCCCTTTGTAGGCAGGAAATTCATCTGTTGTTTCATTTGATATTAATTGCAAAATCAGAATTGTGTGAAATGTGTAGTCATTAGAATTTCATTATAAGATTTATAAGCATTAGTTcaataatataaataacatttatattaaataattgtgtATCCAGTATTTTAATTCTTGCATTTTCCAAGTGTAAGtcttcttaaattaaattatttattagctTCACAGAACTATGCATTTTATATGCTTTATAAACACTATAGGGAACTAGGGCACCAGGAGCAGCCATGTGCAGTATTCCTCCTTTATGACCTCACCCTCTTCGCTCTTTCCCTGCACACTAAACACCTCCCTTTTCTGTCATTCATAGGGCTCCGGCGGAGTGAGAGCCTTTCGGAGAAGCAGGTGAAGGAGGCGAAGTCCAAATGCAAGCGAATTGCTCTCCTGCTCTCTGCGCCTACCCCCAACCCCAATAACAAGGGGGTGTTGATGTTCAAGAAGCATAGACAGAGAGCCAAGAAGTATACACTTGTAAGCTACGGTACTGGTGAGGACGAGCCTGATTATAAGGACGAAGACGACAACGAAAAGGACAACGAAGAGGAGCACGCTGTAGAGTTCACTGTAATTGCCACCAGTGAAACTGAAATTGATGAGGACTTCTTCACCAATAACTCTGGCCAGAAAAGCATTGTGACTTTTGACTGGGACAGTGGATTACTTGAGATAGAGCGCAAGCTTGACAACCAGACTGATATGGAAGCACTGCCTGACACCAAGGGCAAAGGAGCCCTCATGTTTGCTCAGCGCCGACAGCACATGGATGAGATAGTAGCTGAACACGAGGAGTTGAGACGGAAGGGGATCCCAGTTGAAGGGGCACAGAAGACTGAGACACATCAGACATACCATCACATGGAGGATCGTGGTTATATGCATGCACAAGAGACCCAGAATTACATGGATGTAAATGTGCACCACAGTGCAGCAGCAGCACAAAAGCAGCAGCAGTACCATCAATTACAAGAACAATactatcaacaacaacaacagcagcagcagcagcagcagcagcagtatcAAGACTACCAGCAACAAATACAATATcagcaacatcaacaacaacagtaTCAACAACAGCAAGACTACCAGCAACAAAAAATGTATCAGCAGATGCAATCATACAATCAGCAACAACTCCAACAACAGCAAATACAGCAATACTCACAACAAATGAATGGGATGCTCGATCAGCAAATCAATGAAATGCAGCCATCAGTCACAAACAGGAGTGCCAAGCCATTCTCAATTCAAAATAGAGAGGCCGCTCCATTTTCCTCCTCAACCGTTGCAGAGATTCAAGAACAACCTGGGTATTCACTGGGACAAGGTGAACAGATTGCGTCCCGTGATGAGCGTATATCTGTGCCTGCCATCAAGACTGGTATCTTGCAAGATACAAGAAGGAAGAATGCCAATAAACCTATGTTCACGTTCAAAGATTCTCCAAAGGTGTCCCCCAATCCTGCGCTGTTGAATCTCCTCAACAGGAATGATAAAAAGGTAGGTCTTGAGTCTGGACTAGATGAAGATTATCTAAGCTTAGGAGCTGAAGCATGCAACTTTCTTCAGTATCCAAAGATAAAGCACAAAATTCCACCACCCACTGCTCCTAAACCTCATATAAACCCAGACTCTCCCCCATGGTCTGTTCAGCCAGAAACTACTGGTCAGCTGATCCCACAGCAAACGGAAAACTGTGGCCCAGCACCTGCTGAAGCTCCAGCCACCAATGCTGATTCCGCCACTGCCCCTGTCCCTGTCCCTGAAATGTTTGCCCCAACCATGTCTGAGCAAGAACCTGTGGGATTCACATTTGCACCTGAATCCCAGGGTGTTTCTCTCTGTGTGGAACAATCTGCTCCAGATAATGCATGGAACCGACCAGCAACTCCAGTGGAAACAAACCAGCAACCAGAGACCTGGAACGAGAAACAACCACAGCCGAAATTGAATTCAGCTCATCCTGCTGTACCTTCTCCTGCCAATGTGCAGTCAGATCCATCTACCAGAACATGGGAACAAGCTACAACTCATGGTCATCAGCAGCCACCAAAAAGTGCCTGGGATCAAACTGAGATGGAACCACAAGTCCCATCTCAAAACCAATCTCAAATACAACCAGCATGGATGTCACATGCTCAAAGACCTTCCGAAGTAAAATTGCAAGCACCTACTGAAACAGAACCCCATCCTTCTTGGGTGACACAGACTCAAACTTTACTCCAGAACAAACATCAACAACAGCCTCAAACCCAGCCCCAATCTCATATGAATTCT
It encodes the following:
- the LOC127643708 gene encoding synaptopodin-2-like isoform X2, giving the protein MGTGDYVCVTLHGGAPWGFLLRQSVQEPQHPLQVFEIEDGSHAELAGLCENDELVSVNGKPCTNLCVSEVIELLEASTDCLQLLVKRCCSQPQKSLESVSTTLQIPSPSRPHKPQELYISESQDEAYFGETDSDAECPGRTRLVQMQVQVPTSRIKSSQNTSGQRDGDTRLEITPGSVVELQLSLSKTTLEEPECTFLGSACGVIGDNRQRKMSEDFNYATTAFSPGCPLYIPRKDRKPLGQRGVLVSKPPALQRQVEVTVLQLSGNSSGKEGIEASDQLDSAGGGHFEEAPTSSSVSFGLSSEEWDSETDREVNKPNKHRARHARLRRSESLSEKQVKEAKSKCKRIALLLSAPTPNPNNKGVLMFKKHRQRAKKYTLVSYGTGEDEPDYKDEDDNEKDNEEEHAVEFTVIATSETEIDEDFFTNNSGQKSIVTFDWDSGLLEIERKLDNQTDMEALPDTKGKGALMFAQRRQHMDEIVAEHEELRRKGIPVEGAQKTETHQTYHHMEDRGYMHAQETQNYMDVNVHHSAAAAQKQQQYHQLQEQYYQQQQQQQQQQQQQYQDYQQQIQYQQHQQQQYQQQQDYQQQKMYQQMQSYNQQQLQQQQIQQYSQQMNGMLDQQINEMQPSVTNRSAKPFSIQNREAAPFSSSTVAEIQEQPGYSLGQGEQIASRDERISVPAIKTGILQDTRRKNANKPMFTFKDSPKVSPNPALLNLLNRNDKKVGLESGLDEDYLSLGAEACNFLQYPKIKHKIPPPTAPKPHINPDSPPWSVQPETTGQLIPQQTENCGPAPAEAPATNADSATAPVPVPEMFAPTMSEQEPVGFTFAPESQGVSLCVEQSAPDNAWNRPATPVETNQQPETWNEKQPQPKLNSAHPAVPSPANVQSDPSTRTWEQATTHGHQQPPKSAWDQTEMEPQVPSQNQSQIQPAWMSHAQRPSEVKLQAPTETEPHPSWVTQTQTLLQNKHQQQPQTQPQSHMNSWTASPNQSTLQPPWSQQHESAQPPISVWQNHAQKQPTWAQKQQLQESQIMPPWASPHQQQPQTPWAQPESQHPQLQPLKVSQPNQHTPTQPPANAWTQPQSTVQVQPPWTQPPQQPSAPMERPMNSWTPMPVQSQPQPPWAQQPASPRHPQQINSFSPEQNQIQTSWVQPQPQVQPPWVQHPQQQTSQPPVSQWASLQTQSLPGVNAWVPQHLQSSVRITGQSETQKFSPELIKPLSPPQPTQSTPPRRMNSYTTKASSPTPPNSTMSGFGSAFEMPALRGKGAELFAKRQSRMEKYIVDSTTVQTNKVLRSSSFSPPVRLLSVGFTSRSVSSSPSPRPAPHAVSVRPPIGQTSRLDRCHKPLTPWEAASRHPLGLVDAAFAFLDLPQSIASNLHYAEQSKLLPQPPAEWKAKVAYEPPPKNLKESLSQSPLSFLSPTKSTASAPAGPIPYRSPFRQCQPQRSLTEANLGPSQGDQKYMGPHRLGLYKAKDSGTWRR
- the LOC127643708 gene encoding synaptopodin-2-like isoform X1; translated protein: MGTGDYVCVTLHGGAPWGFLLRQSVQEPQHPLQVFEIEDGSHAELAGLCENDELVSVNGKPCTNLCVSEVIELLEASTDCLQLLVKRCCSQPQKSLESVSTTLQIPSPSRPHKPQELYISESQDEAYFGETDSDAECPGRTRLVQMQVQVPTSRIKSSQNTSGQRDGDTRLEITPGSVVELQLSLSKTTLEEPECTFLGSACGVIGDNRQRKMSEDFNYATTAFSPGCPLYIPRKDRKPLGQRGVLVSKPPALQRQVEVTVLQLSGNSSGKEGIEASDQLDSAGGGHFEEAPTSSSVSFGLSSEEWDSETDREVNKPNKHRARHARLRRSESLSEKQVKEAKSKCKRIALLLSAPTPNPNNKGVLMFKKHRQRAKKYTLVSYGTGEDEPDYKDEDDNEKDNEEEHAVEFTVIATSETEIDEDFFTNNSGQKSIVTFDWDSGLLEIERKLDNQTDMEALPDTKGKGALMFAQRRQHMDEIVAEHEELRRKGIPVEGAQKTETHQTYHHMEDRGYMHAQETQNYMDVNVHHSAAAAQKQQQYHQLQEQYYQQQQQQQQQQQQQYQDYQQQIQYQQHQQQQYQQQQDYQQQKMYQQMQSYNQQQLQQQQIQQYSQQMNGMLDQQINEMQPSVTNRSAKPFSIQNREAAPFSSSTVAEIQEQPGYSLGQGEQIASRDERISVPAIKTGILQDTRRKNANKPMFTFKDSPKVSPNPALLNLLNRNDKKVGLESGLDEDYLSLGAEACNFLQYPKIKHKIPPPTAPKPHINPDSPPWSVQPETTGQLIPQQTENCGPAPAEAPATNADSATAPVPVPEMFAPTMSEQEPVGFTFAPESQGVSLCVEQSAPDNAWNRPATPVETNQQPETWNEKQPQPKLNSAHPAVPSPANVQSDPSTRTWEQATTHGHQQPPKSAWDQTEMEPQVPSQNQSQIQPAWMSHAQRPSEVKLQAPTETEPHPSWVTQTQTLLQNKHQQQPQTQPQSHMNSWTASPNQSTLQPPWSQQHESAQPPISVWQNHAQKQPTWAQKQQLQESQIMPPWASPHQQQPQTPWAQPESQHPQLQPLKVSQPNQHTPTQPPANAWTQPQSTVQVQPPWTQPPQQPSAPMERPMNSWTPMPVQSQPQPPWAQQPASPRHPQQINSFSPEQNQIQTSWVQPQPQVQPPWVQHPQQQTSQPPVSQWASLQTQSLPGVNAWVPQHLQSSVRITGQSETQKFSPELIKPLSPPQPTQSTPPRRMNSYTTKASSPTPPNSTMSGFGSAFEMPALRGKGAELFAKRQSRMEKYIVDSTTVQTNKARPSSPSPSLPQSWKYSPNCRAPPPLAYNPIHSPSYPPGAIKQPPPSSPSVANKNKSKQKEKPALKPLHVLDVMKHQPYQLNSSLFTYGPAAEKLAAEKEGAEKLAAQKATEAQAQAQAQLQAQALSPPNQNQQITYNQGPPPYGFMPQQAQLPYGMSGQSPAMHVCPYDQAPPSTYQPVLNSYQQHSNQIPYQQEYNPQQAYQQPPLNPYQQVPSPPYQQPSPPSYQAGPNPMHQAGPAMPYQQATSSYVVPSFPVAEKADSVSGASITAAPKPKFSAKKSSAQVWKPGSAEK